One stretch of Rhodoferax lithotrophicus DNA includes these proteins:
- a CDS encoding aromatic/alkene/methane monooxygenase hydroxylase/oxygenase subunit alpha, with amino-acid sequence MDMKVKQKKLNLKDRYNLMTRDLDWEPSYQKKSDIFPYLAYEGIKIHDWSKFEDPFRLTMDAYWKYQAEKEKKLYAIIDAFNQNNGHLQVTDARYINALKLFLTGVSPLEYMAHRGFAHVGRQLGGAGPRVACLMQSLDEIRHSQTQIHSMSNYNKFYNGFQNFRHQHDRVWYLSVPKSFFDDAVTAGPFEFMVSIGFAFEYVLTNLLFVPFVSGAAYNGDMAAMAFGFSAQSDEARHMTLGLEMIKFILEQDPDNLPIVQRWIDKWFWRGYRVLTLVAMMMDYMLPKRVMSWKEAWETYAEQNGGALFADLARYGITVPAGWTQACKDKDHISHQAWATFYNYGAAAPFHTWTPSESEMEWLSAKYPDTFDKYYRPRFEHWAKEAAEGKRFYNTTLPMLCQTCQIPMVFTEPDDPTKIAYRESDYSGMKYHFCSDGCKGIFDHEPEKYIQAWMPVHQIYQGNCFTPEADPSAPDFNPLAEVLKWYRMEMGRDNLDFEGSQDQKNFKAWRDLATAN; translated from the coding sequence ATTCACGACTGGAGCAAGTTTGAAGACCCGTTCCGCCTGACGATGGACGCCTACTGGAAATACCAGGCCGAGAAAGAGAAAAAGCTCTACGCCATCATCGACGCGTTCAACCAGAACAACGGCCACTTGCAGGTGACCGATGCGCGCTACATCAACGCGCTCAAGCTGTTCCTCACCGGCGTGTCGCCGCTCGAATACATGGCGCACCGGGGCTTTGCCCATGTGGGTCGGCAGTTGGGTGGTGCTGGGCCGCGCGTGGCCTGCCTGATGCAGTCGCTGGATGAAATTCGCCACTCGCAGACGCAGATTCACTCGATGTCGAACTACAACAAGTTCTACAACGGCTTCCAGAATTTCCGCCACCAGCATGACCGCGTGTGGTACCTGTCGGTGCCCAAGTCGTTCTTTGACGATGCGGTCACCGCCGGGCCGTTTGAGTTCATGGTGTCGATTGGTTTTGCGTTTGAATACGTGCTGACCAACCTGTTGTTTGTGCCTTTCGTTTCAGGCGCAGCCTACAACGGCGACATGGCGGCCATGGCCTTTGGCTTCTCGGCACAAAGTGACGAAGCCCGCCACATGACGCTGGGCCTGGAGATGATCAAGTTCATCCTGGAGCAAGACCCGGACAACCTGCCCATCGTGCAGCGCTGGATCGACAAGTGGTTCTGGCGCGGCTACCGCGTGCTGACCTTGGTGGCCATGATGATGGACTACATGTTGCCCAAGCGCGTGATGAGCTGGAAAGAAGCCTGGGAAACCTATGCCGAGCAAAACGGCGGTGCCCTGTTTGCCGACCTGGCCCGCTACGGCATCACCGTGCCCGCCGGTTGGACACAGGCCTGCAAGGACAAGGACCACATTTCGCACCAGGCCTGGGCTACCTTCTACAACTACGGCGCAGCCGCACCGTTCCACACCTGGACACCGTCCGAGTCAGAAATGGAATGGTTGTCAGCCAAGTACCCCGACACTTTCGACAAGTACTACCGGCCACGTTTTGAGCACTGGGCCAAAGAGGCGGCAGAAGGCAAGCGCTTCTACAACACCACGTTGCCGATGCTGTGCCAGACCTGCCAGATTCCGATGGTCTTCACCGAGCCGGACGACCCGACCAAGATCGCCTACCGCGAGTCCGACTACAGCGGCATGAAGTACCACTTTTGCTCTGATGGCTGCAAAGGCATCTTCGACCATGAGCCCGAGAAATACATCCAGGCCTGGATGCCGGTGCACCAGATCTACCAAGGCAACTGCTTCACCCCCGAGGCAGACCCGAGCGCCCCTGACTTCAACCCGCTGGCCGAAGTGCTCAAGTGGTACCGCATGGAAATGGGCCGCGACAACCTCGACTTTGAAGGCTCGCAAGACCAGAAAAACTTCAAGGCCTGGCGCGATCTGGCCACCGCCAACTGA
- a CDS encoding phenol hydroxylase subunit P4: MTTTSVRPYPHIQKDTVDKFPAPLLYIGWEDHLMFCAPFCLPLPPTLKFGDMLAGPLPGVFGAHPDFAKIDWSAAEWFKSGKAWKPDVNKTLAENGLGHKDVIRFRTPGLHGLNGSCN; this comes from the coding sequence ATGACAACGACTTCCGTTCGCCCCTATCCCCACATCCAGAAGGACACCGTGGACAAGTTCCCGGCCCCGCTGCTCTACATCGGCTGGGAAGACCACCTGATGTTCTGCGCACCGTTTTGCCTGCCGCTGCCGCCAACCCTGAAGTTTGGCGACATGCTGGCCGGCCCGCTGCCCGGCGTGTTTGGCGCTCACCCCGACTTTGCCAAGATCGACTGGAGCGCCGCCGAGTGGTTCAAGTCTGGCAAAGCCTGGAAACCGGATGTCAACAAAACCCTGGCTGAAAACGGCCTGGGCCACAAGGACGTGATCCGCTTTCGCACCCCAGGCCTGCATGGCTTGAACGGTTCGTGCAACTGA